In one window of Helianthus annuus cultivar XRQ/B chromosome 17, HanXRQr2.0-SUNRISE, whole genome shotgun sequence DNA:
- the LOC110920649 gene encoding vacuolar-processing enzyme — translation MVSWHLVLKLNLLLLILTPPSLESARLSCQLKGSCSVNDEIQGEKDSTTWAVLVAGSNGYYNYRHQADICHAYQILKRGGLKDENIIVFMYDDIANHESNPKPGVIINNPKGHDVYAGVPKDYTGDNVTSANLYAVLLGDKESVKGGSGKVVDSKPNDRIFVYYSDHGGPGTLGMPNLPNVYAKDFIEVLEKKHAAGTYKEMVIYVESCESGSIFEGLLKENMNIYVTTASNADENSWGTYCPDMDPPPPPEYDTCLGDLYSVAWMEDSDQQDTKGETLEQQYKKVKVRTYNHNSSQGSHVMEYGTKDIRVESISLYQGFGASTVADNVLINGTPMGVVNQRDADLVFFQRKYDKMIDGSQEKADMLKQINDIKNHRSHLDSSVDAIGAQLFGSSTGFMILNSLRAQGKPVVDDWGCLKSMVRVFETHCGALTEYGMKHMRAFANICNNKVTEAAMAAASADVCGEHDVGQWSPLKMGYSA, via the exons ATGGTGTCTTGGCATTTAGTTCTTAAACTCAACCTTTTGCTGCTAATCTTGACTCCACCATCATTGGAAAGTGCTCGGCTGTCATGCCAACTAAAAGGGTCGTGCTCAGTTAATGACGAGATACAAGGAGAAAAGGATAGTACAACATGGGCGGTTCTTGTGGCTGGTTCAAATGGGTACTATAATTATAGACATCAG GCTGATATCTGTCACGCGTATCAAATACTAAAAAGAGGAGGTTTAAAAGACGAGAAtatcatagtattcatgtatGATGATATTGCAAACCATGAGAGTAACCCGAAGCCCGGGGTTATTATCAACAATCCTAAAGGTCATGATGTCTATGCTGGAGTGCCTAAG GATTACACTGGGGATAATGTGACATCAGCCAATCTCTATGCTGTGTTGCTTGGTGACAAAGAATCTGTTAAAGGCGGAAGCGGGAAGGTCGTTGATAGTAAACCAAATGATAGGATCTTCGTATATTACTCGGATCATGGAGGCCCCGGAACACTTG GAATGCCAAACTTGCCCAATGTTTATGCAAAGGACTTCATAGAGGTTTTGGAAAAGAAACATGCTGCTGGGACATACAAAGAAATG GTTATTTATGTTGAATCTTGTGAGAGTGGGAGTATCTTCGAAGGTTTGTTGAAAGAAAATATGAACATTTATGTCACCACAGCTTCAAACGCGGACGAAAACAGTTGGGGAACTTATTGCCCCGATATGGATCCTCCTCCTCCACCCGAATATGACACTTGTTTGGGTGATTTGTATAGCGTTGCTTGGATGGAAGATAG TGACCAACAAGATACCAAGGGAGAAACATTAGAGCAACAATACAAAAAG GTAAAAGTGAGGACTTACAATCACAACAGCTCTCAAGGATCCCATGTGATGGAGTATGGTACTAAAGACATTAGGGTGGAGAGCATTTCCCTTTATCAAGGTTTCGGTGCATCTACAGTAGCTGATAACGTGCTTATTAATGGCACCCCTATGGGTGTCGTAAACCAAAGAGATGCAGATCTTGTGTTCTTCCAGCGGAAG TATGACAAAATGATCGATGGGTCACAAGAAAAGGCAGACATGCTAAAGCAGATTAATGACATAAAGAATCATCGTTCACATTTGGATAGTAGTGTGGATGCGATTGGGGCGCAACTATTTGGCTCGAGCACTGGTTTTATGATCCTCAACTCTCTTCGGGCTCAAGGGAAGCCAGTTGTAGATGATTGGGGATGCCTAAAGTCCATG GTTCGAGTGTTTGAGACGCATTGTGGTGCGCTGACGGAATACGGGATGAAACACATGCGGGCGTTTGCCAACATTTGTAACAACAAGGTTACCGAGGCCGCAATGGCTGCGGCCTCGGCAGATGTTTGTGGCGAACATGATGTTGGGCAGTGGAGTCCTTTGAAGATGGGATATAGTGCATGA